A portion of the Macaca mulatta isolate MMU2019108-1 chromosome 2, T2T-MMU8v2.0, whole genome shotgun sequence genome contains these proteins:
- the EIF1B gene encoding eukaryotic translation initiation factor 1b: protein MSTIQNLQSFDPFADATKGDDLLPAGTEDYIHIRIQQRNGRKTLTTVQGIADDYDKKKLVKAFKKKFACNGTVIEHPEYGEVIQLQGDQRKNICQFLLEVGIVKEEQLKVHGF from the exons ATGTCCACTATCCAGAACCTCCAATCTTTCG ACCCCTTTGCTGATGCAACTAAGGGTGACGACTTACTCCCGGCAGGGACTGAGGATTACATTCATATAAGAATCCAGCAACGGAACGGCAGAAAGACACTGACTACTGTTCAGGGCATTGCAGATGATTATGACAAAAAGAAACTTGTGAAAGCTTTCAAAAAG AAATTTGCCTGTAATGGTACTGTGATTGAACATCCTGAATACGGAGAGGTTATTCAGCTTCAAGGTGaccaaagaaaaaacatttgccAGTTTCTCTTGGAG gttGGCATTGTCAAGGAGGAACAGCTTAAGGTTCATGGATTCTAA